In Acidianus brierleyi, one genomic interval encodes:
- a CDS encoding SMP-30/gluconolactonase/LRE family protein, producing the protein MNVDTLSIYKANLAEGPIYDIELDRLFWVDIEGKKILMKDLDNYSENAFDTPDLVSSLCIVNENEVIATIRHGFYIIDFKTKNITKVGEVESNYQENRFNDGKCDPLGRYWAGTMNMKKSGPTGNLYKLDHDIVKVLDGLTVSNGLGWDPENDIMYLIDSPVRKVYAFDFDLNKGEIYNKRILIDFNGEPGNPDGMTVDEEGYLWIAHWGGGKISRWSPRGEKVFEIKLPVTYVTSVTFGTYEMDRLFITTASKEDEPLSGKVFTTHVGVKGIPSYRFKKY; encoded by the coding sequence ATGAATGTAGATACATTAAGTATATATAAAGCAAATCTTGCAGAAGGACCTATTTACGATATAGAACTAGACAGGCTTTTTTGGGTAGATATAGAAGGTAAAAAAATCTTAATGAAAGATCTAGATAATTATTCAGAGAACGCTTTTGATACACCAGATTTAGTTTCGTCGTTATGCATTGTTAACGAGAACGAAGTTATTGCTACAATAAGACATGGATTTTATATTATAGATTTTAAAACAAAAAATATCACTAAAGTAGGAGAAGTTGAATCTAATTATCAAGAAAATAGGTTTAATGATGGTAAATGTGACCCTCTAGGAAGATATTGGGCGGGAACTATGAATATGAAGAAATCCGGCCCTACTGGGAATTTGTACAAATTAGATCATGATATAGTCAAGGTTTTAGATGGATTGACAGTGTCTAATGGTTTGGGATGGGATCCAGAAAACGATATAATGTATTTAATAGATAGTCCGGTAAGGAAAGTTTATGCTTTTGATTTTGATCTGAATAAAGGAGAAATATATAATAAAAGAATTCTAATAGACTTTAATGGAGAACCAGGTAACCCAGACGGAATGACAGTAGATGAAGAAGGATACTTATGGATAGCTCATTGGGGAGGAGGGAAAATCAGTAGATGGTCACCGCGTGGAGAAAAAGTTTTTGAAATAAAGCTTCCAGTAACTTATGTTACTTCAGTTACGTTCGGAACATATGAGATGGATAGATTATTTATAACTACGGCAAGTAAAGAAGATGAACCTTTAAGCGGTAAGGTATTTACTACGCATGTAGGAGTTAAGGGAATTCCCTCTTATAGATTTAAAAAATATTGA
- a CDS encoding mannonate dehydratase — MELNFAEIILENRPSPFWNILKQIGVNKAVGVLPRSYKDWRQELEENPWDYGSLMKYKNMLEDNGLELVAIEDNPPMDGIRYGIQKLKEEQLEYVSHMLENMGKLGIKIWSYSWMAGFGWSRTHTHIRGENGELVSGFNIKDVENAPPPKFGKISAEKLWNNLKDFLEYVVPIIEKYDIKIAMHPDDPPIEEYRGVARIMNSIENYDKYLNLVKSENVGITFCQGNFTLMTDDLPSAIRHFNKRIFFVHFRDVKGNKYDFIETLIGKGKTDLVEVMKAYIDIDFKGIMRVDHTPTLENDTEFLAGYSYLGRIYSIGYIRGLYESLKHG; from the coding sequence ATGGAACTTAATTTTGCAGAAATTATCCTAGAAAATAGGCCTTCTCCATTTTGGAATATATTAAAGCAAATAGGCGTAAATAAGGCGGTTGGAGTATTGCCAAGAAGTTACAAGGATTGGAGACAAGAGTTAGAGGAAAATCCTTGGGATTATGGATCTTTAATGAAATACAAAAATATGCTTGAAGATAACGGATTAGAATTAGTTGCTATTGAAGATAATCCGCCAATGGATGGAATAAGGTACGGAATTCAAAAGCTCAAAGAGGAACAGTTAGAATATGTTTCTCATATGCTAGAGAATATGGGAAAACTTGGAATCAAAATATGGAGCTATAGTTGGATGGCTGGATTTGGTTGGAGCAGAACTCATACCCACATCAGAGGAGAAAATGGAGAGTTAGTCTCTGGTTTTAATATTAAAGACGTCGAAAATGCTCCTCCGCCTAAATTCGGTAAGATTTCGGCTGAGAAGTTATGGAATAATTTGAAGGATTTTCTAGAATACGTGGTACCTATTATAGAAAAATATGATATAAAAATAGCAATGCACCCAGACGATCCTCCAATAGAAGAATATAGGGGAGTAGCAAGAATAATGAATAGTATAGAAAACTATGATAAATATTTAAATCTAGTAAAAAGTGAGAATGTAGGAATAACGTTCTGTCAAGGAAACTTCACTTTAATGACTGACGATTTACCTAGTGCCATAAGACATTTTAATAAGAGAATATTCTTTGTACATTTCAGAGACGTTAAAGGAAATAAATATGATTTTATTGAAACCTTAATAGGAAAAGGAAAGACAGACCTAGTAGAAGTAATGAAAGCATATATTGACATTGATTTTAAAGGCATAATGAGAGTGGACCATACTCCTACCCTTGAAAACGATACTGAGTTCCTTGCTGGCTATTCGTATTTAGGGAGAATATATAGTATAGGTTATATAAGGGGACTATATGAATCGTTAAAACATGGTTGA
- the dgoD gene encoding galactonate dehydratase translates to MKIKDVKVYLVNAVWRNFVIVKIDTDEGITGYGEGTMGDFEKTVESAVYDFKPFLIGKEVNVQEIYNFLYRHFFWRGGEILMTAISAIEQALWDILGKSVNKPVYDLLGGKAKDSVRVYANGFISGDRTPEEFANAVRKVIDNGFNAVKFDPFGSAGPQITGEDLEKAKSRLKAIRDSVGYSVDIMLDAHGRFNTASAVKVANEISKYEPFWLEEPVPEEDIRALKYVKERSPVTIASGERIVNKYRYREFLEERAADIIQPDVCHVGGIWALREVGSMAETYYTSVAPHNPNGPIATAATLNLMLNMNNSLIMEFWVDADTVRRSILKEYFNVKNSYIYPSNKPGLGIEVNEEALERYPYKKLHLEYFSKDYKYYGDVKDRST, encoded by the coding sequence ATGAAAATAAAAGACGTTAAAGTCTATTTAGTAAATGCTGTATGGAGAAATTTTGTAATAGTTAAGATAGATACTGACGAAGGAATAACGGGATATGGAGAAGGCACAATGGGAGATTTTGAGAAAACTGTAGAATCTGCAGTATATGATTTCAAGCCATTTCTTATAGGTAAAGAAGTAAATGTTCAGGAAATTTACAATTTCCTTTATAGGCATTTCTTTTGGAGAGGAGGAGAAATATTAATGACAGCAATAAGTGCAATAGAACAAGCTTTGTGGGACATTTTAGGTAAGAGTGTTAATAAACCAGTTTATGATTTATTAGGAGGAAAGGCTAAGGATTCTGTTAGAGTTTACGCTAATGGTTTCATATCTGGAGATAGGACTCCAGAAGAATTTGCTAACGCGGTTAGAAAAGTTATAGATAACGGTTTTAACGCAGTAAAATTTGATCCTTTTGGTTCTGCAGGTCCTCAAATAACTGGGGAAGATTTAGAAAAGGCAAAGAGTAGATTAAAAGCCATTAGAGACTCCGTAGGATATTCTGTAGATATAATGCTCGATGCGCATGGTAGGTTTAACACGGCTTCTGCTGTTAAAGTTGCTAATGAGATATCTAAATACGAACCATTTTGGCTAGAAGAACCGGTACCAGAAGAGGACATAAGGGCACTGAAATATGTAAAAGAAAGATCTCCAGTTACTATAGCCAGCGGGGAAAGGATAGTTAATAAGTATAGGTACAGAGAATTTCTCGAGGAAAGAGCTGCAGATATAATTCAGCCTGATGTGTGTCACGTAGGAGGTATATGGGCTCTAAGGGAAGTGGGCTCAATGGCTGAAACTTATTATACATCTGTAGCACCTCATAATCCTAATGGTCCAATAGCTACAGCCGCTACATTAAACCTAATGCTTAATATGAACAATTCTCTGATAATGGAATTCTGGGTTGATGCAGACACTGTAAGAAGATCTATATTAAAAGAATACTTTAATGTGAAAAACTCCTATATATATCCATCAAATAAACCAGGTTTAGGAATAGAAGTTAATGAAGAAGCTCTAGAAAGATATCCATATAAAAAGCTTCATCTAGAATATTTTAGCAAGGATTACAAATATTATGGAGACGTCAAAGACAGAAGTACATAA